The genomic stretch GAAGGAGATAGAGAATAAAACACGACAAGACATGACAATTGACGCACCGAAATTCCCAACGCGCAGCATTTGAATATCGACGCTATTTGGTGCCCATTCGTAGGGCGTATGCGCGAATCCCTgatagaaagaaaagaagtcGGCAAGTGTCAAAAAATCAACGAAATGAACGGCACAGGGGACACCACAGCATTGGATTAGAATCACGTACCGTATTCAGTAGGATGGGTTTAGGATCTTGGCAGGCTATTTGTGCCGGACTGGGGAAAGGGGTTACAGCGCCTGGTTCATTTCGGCGCACGGAAGAGAAAGGATCGGAGAGAAGTTGATTGAAGAGACGTCAAAAGTGATGTCAGACTTTCTGTGGGATCAAAATCCATCCACCGACGTCCATACCTTTCACTATCTCCCAGAATGGATTTCTACAACAAGAAAAGAGGTTCATTACTGTGAAGCGCTTCCCAAGGCTGTGTGAACTTACTGAGGAGTTGAAGAGTTGTCGCCTTGGACAAAGTCAAATGCTCCGGGGCCATCACTGTAACAATCGTCGAGTTACAGAGAAGCTGATATTCAGTGGCATGACTAATATGTCAATTTGAAAGGCATACGTTGTTCCACCAGCAAATGCAAAGCCTGTTGAATAGAAGTTTATTCACCAGTAAAAGATGTATTAGGTGTCAAGAAAGGAGACTAAAAGCACAACAATTGACTGACCCATGGCAGCAGGACATGTCGATACAGTGGTTCCGTTAGGGAGAGTGAAAGAGTGATTGGCCCTACATACATAGACAAGGACATGAACTTCGACATCGGTAAGCAGTTCGCTTTGCAGGGAAGAAAAGACGCACATTGCCATATAGACATGGACACTCTTGACAGTGCCATGGACAGGACTCAGAGGCCCGTTCATGACTGTCTGcgctccaagaaattgagccTGGCCAATCAATCTATTTGATTCGAAGTCTGAAGTACGGAAGCCGGGTCCCCTAATGGAAATTGACATGATCATGAGATGAGTTCGTTGCCATAATGCCGTGCCATGGCAAACGCACCGTCCATGACAGTCTTGTACAGTGCCTCCACAAGTTGAATGGTTGGCTTCACAGGGTTGTCCGTCAAAGGGCTGTCCGGGACTTTCGCAGAAGGCACCCAGCCTAAACAAAAAAGGTCAACATCGAAAGACTCTGCGCAcgaagtcaaaaacaaaaatagaGCTTGCTCACGTGTTTGGACTTGTATCACCAACATTGGCTGAGGATTTTCGAAGTTGAAAGATAAATGAGGATGGTTCGAAATATGTCAAACACTTTCTTACATTGTGTGAATCCAGCTACAAATGTTGTATTTCCAGGAGCCGTGTTTGGTTCTACGGAAGCTGACAAAAAATAattagaaaaaaattggGGGTCTCTGAACCAATTAATAGGTGTCTGATATTTACACTCATATAGAAATGCTGCCATTCCTTTATTGTCCGCGCTGACCAAAGTGTTGTTCTAACGCAATCCCATTCTCAGTTAAGCCCAACATTCTTCCAAGTTTTTAACGACCACTTACCTCGTACAGACTTGTTCCGTGCACAGCAAAGAAGCTCAACAATCCTCTTGCATTGccattatcatcatcaaatcGTAGAACCGTCATATCCTTGTCCTGGTCGAATTGATATCTTGCCCTCTCTTCAGGTGGGTTCGCGAGATAAGCAGTCGGTGATCTATTGATGTTCGCGTTCAAGATCGTTGTGTTCCCAAGACTGAGCTTCCCTGGTGCAAGATTTGCATGGGCGCGTTGGACAGCTAACACAGATCCAGCCACAATCGCATCGGCTGTCTGCTTGACATACCCCAATGAGGTGATCTGGGGCAGCAGGTTCTCTAAGTACCCACCAACACCTGAGTGCTGGTGAGTTCCAACAAAGGCAATATTATCGTCCGTGTACAGTCCCGGAAACTGTGATGACAATTGGGCGACAATTGAGCGGCGCACGCCTGAGTCGCCCATTGCGATATCTTTGCAAGAGCAAAACGGTCGTTGCATCAATGATGTCATGATTTCCTTTCGGGTGTAACAGCGCTGACGTACCGGCATTAATAAACACAATCCTGTTGCTTGGCGCAGCAGCGTCGGCCACGATAAACGCACGACTTCGTTCGCGCATGTGCAATCCCGTATCGGTCTGCGCCAACGATGCATAGCCCTGGTTGGAAGATAAGCTATCTGAATCTCTATAGCACCCTCCTTCTCCGGAAACCAAACGCACCATCATGTTCGTTTCGACAACTGGCCTGCGCGACGGATTCAACAGAAATGTGATTCTAACTCAGTACTTCAAGGTATCTTGGAGATTCCGAGACCGTACCCGGTGATATCACCAATACCTAATAAGTAGAGATGAGGAACCTTCATACGCTGAGGAAAGATACATAACGTACCAAGTCCTAATAAATACTGAGCTGACACTGTCTGCACTCCCCCGCTCCCATTCTGCTTCATAACAGCCCCCGAAGCCAAAAAAGCAGTCAAATACCACCAAAATCCCGCCATCGCGTCAGACAAAGCGACGAGTAGATCCCAAAAATCGAAGGGTAGCGCACTGTGAGAGGCAAGTAGCAGCGGCATTGTCGCGCGTGGTGTGTCGTCTTTATATGTTTCTGTTCTACTGGTTCCACGCTCAGGGACACAGATCCGTCATACAGTGTCTGCACGTATGGCAACTGGTTACAGCGCGAACTTCGAAGCGTTAGAATCCAACCCCGAGAAAACCATGAATGATCAGCTATATGGCCACATGGCAGGTTgcatttgattttgaatgcGGTGTGTAGAAGCTGATCACGGGGTAACCTCTCGCTCTGATGATCACGCAGGATCCCAGCTGAGAGACTCCTCTGTAGGCCTTTTCAGAGCCAGTGCATAGAACCTGAGAAGAAATGAACAGAAAATAAGAAGAAGTAGGCGAACCGTGATGTTTGTGATTGTACAAGATGGGCAAGAGAAGTGACACAAATTCGTTGAGTCgtgcttcaagcttcagggGCGGCACTTTCGCCGCCAATTACCCCAACCATATCGAAATTTAATTTATTGGAGTGAGAAGGTGGTTCAACATCTCTACAAGTCCTCCACAAGGTGtaataaaatcaaaaaggCTAATAGAGTTAACATTTGCGAGCTCCTTCATTTGCGACAGCCTGGGATGAGATGGGGCCAATATGCTAGCAGCGTTAAGTCACTCAAGTCGAAACAAGCTGCATCAGTGGGAATTTTGAAAGCCTAAGTATACATTCGAAAAGCAGAAGCACTAGGTGTGATCTAAGCCATATGATCACTGAACATGGCTCTGGCCTAGCTGAGGAAGACGAATGTGGAAAACCTGCGTAAACCGCTGCACAATTTCAGAAATCAAGGAAGCAAGAACAAAGCGCGCATCCTCCATGCTGAACTATAGATCATGGGGCCATTTGGGCACTGGGAAGCCGTGAGTAGACGGCTTCCGAAATGATATGATTTCGGCACCTTTAAAAGTTTAAATAAAACGCATTGAAAACTTAGACAGGGTACAGTATATGGCATTCGCAGAGTAAAGTGAGCATTGGGCGAGTCGGAGATGATCACTAGGGTCGGTTTTCAGTTTTGTTTAGAACTGAATAGAAAATTTTGCTAATGTACTGATATTTTGTCGCACAGTCCCCTCAACGTGGTTGGGACATTCCAACGACCAAGAAATAAACAGTGCTTACGAATATGAGGCGCATATACTTAGCTGTAGTTTCAATCACGCTGTACGTCTCACCTGTTTCTATAATGGTGTGAGCAAAAAGTCGTGGCGGACTTTCAACTGTGGTCGGTCCGACGAGAAGTGTATCGGCATCCGAAATGGTCACCAATATCTGAGGAATTTAATGAAAACTAATTCAACGTGTAAAGTAAATCGCTGCGCGAGTATCCTTATTGTAAAACTTACCGACATTTCAActgttgaatattgaatctTGACTGCTCAAACCAACTTTTCGGCCCGATCGTTCAATCGAAATTTGAATGTCCGCCGTGAATGCAAATAGATTCAAGTCCTGCCCAGGGCCCACCTTGCGAGCCAAAGCACAAGTCTGGATTGCTTGGGCAATATGCCTGTATGAATGGCCCATATCCCGGATCTTACATATACTATCATTATCATcgacttcaagttcaatgtGAACACTCAGGGGCATCTCGAGTGTGCACTGCCCTTTTACAAGTTACAAGTTTACTAAGGCGCCTCGGACGCCTTCCCAACTATTACTTCTTTTCGTTCGAGAACCTCATGGCACGTAAAAATAGATATGACATGCAGTCAAATACGAGAGGATGAGCCAAGGAGATCTGACAACATCTATAAGTCTAAAACTGAAGACCCTTGGGAACACAGGTAAAATTGGGTTGAGAAACCAATTCCAAATTGTTGAGTGCTATAAGCGCGTGGATCTATTCAATTCCGGAGGCTTAGAGCGCCTAGATAACAGATAATATAGGAAGCAATTGGTGAGAAAAGCAATCAGATTCCCATATAACTTTTAATAAGTAATAAGCCGGAGAGGGGCGAATAATTCAAGTTGTCGGACTGACAGAAAAGTTCATCGAAATCGAGGGTTTGATTTGAGTTTGAATGGTCAATTTGACCATATAAGAAAATTGACGATTAGACAGACAGAAAGGAGATGGTGTAACTGTAGATCTAACGATTAAACAAACACAGGCAAGTTGTGTTATATCTTATTTTATCAGATGTATCCTAAGATTGGATTCTCTTGTGTCTGAACATCTTCATCTCTATCCCTTTGATCCCCAGAGTCTTTCATCGACAGCAAAACTACCCCCTGATATGACTGTACCATACCCCAAATGATACTTAGAGCTCCGGTCATCACAATCAAACTGTAAGCAATATAAATGATTTAGTCCAAAACCAGCAAAGTTAAATAAAGGAGCAATTCAGCCAAGCGCCGACCGAGAGAAGGctgaaagcaaaagaaagcaagaTATGGAACAGAAAATACTCAAACTCACGATACCCCCCAAAAAACGGGAGAGGCAAAATGAAGCAAGACAACAGGGAAAAAAAGACTCGGTCACACTCACAATATACCAAACACCCCCTTGGCTCCACCAAATGGCAAGCCCCGTGTGCGGGCAGCCAACGTCGCGAAGAGGGACGGCAATACTCCAACACCAGCGGCGCCGCATGATGAGACGTACCCAATCGCCCCTGTCACGAGCTCTGAATCTGGTCTTTGCTCACCACCCCCGCTGACGCCAACGTCCCCGCCTTCTGTTGCGCCGCCGACGGTCTGCGCCGCGTATCTCAGGGCGATGGCGCTCATGGGCCCGAAGAAAAATCCGATGAGAAAGACGACGAGTGCGTGGAGGCTGAGTATCAAGCCATGATTGAGATTGACATGAGGAATCGACGGTATAGAGATAGGAAATGATGGTATTGAGATGGGCCAGGATGGTATAGAGATAGGGAAGGAAAGAGTGTCATTGGAGGGGAGCAAGGAGAGTACGAGGGGAACGAGGAATGCTGTTTCCAGGCTATGTCAGAACACTCAAATTTCAGTTCAGGTCTGCATTTTTTAGAAAGAGACACCGACATGATACAAAGTGACAAGTAGAAGTGCACCGCGCGGCTTTCTCCGATCTATGTGCGCACGTCAGCGAATCAAGCGCTCGCATTCGCTAACATACCAAGGATCAAATTTCCTATTGATAGACTGACCTTCTGCGTCACCGGTACTAGTGCCACCCGTCCGAGCGTTAAACCTAGTAGAACAGGTACACGTTGTAAGAGAAAAGCTGACATTCAAACAGAACGGTATCAGCAACGTACCTGAGAAGAAGCTGGACGCGACGTAAGCCGCCCCTGCTCCCCCTTGTTCCATCTCTGCGCCTGTTCCGCTGCCTATGTGTGCCTCCATTAAATACACGACAATCCACCCTAGAAAAACATGAAACGCAAGCGTCAGCCAAACGCGAAGAAATTTCAAAATTAGATAGGTTCGGAGTGAAACACCACAGAAAAGTCCCGATATTTGTAAACCGACCTCCAATCGTAGTCTCAATCCCAACATACACCACATTAAACAGTGCAAGGAAATGAACTGAGGGTGTGCATAGAAGGCGGGTATATTTTGTTATCAGTGCGTTTACTCGGCTTCGTAACGTGTTGGCAAAATCGGTGGCGACCGATGTGGCGATAGCAGTTGCGTTAGATGCAATAGCGGTAGTCGTAGCGGTGATAGCTGCAGTGGTTGTGGTGATAGATGTTGTGGCGGCGGCAATGGACTCGATATTGACGGAGAAATGGACATTGACAtcggtgctggtgctggtgctggtgccgCCGCCATTGTTAATCCCCGATGCTCCCGTCACCAGAGACGCACCGTCGGAGTCTGTGATCTCCCCGCACTGTCTCAGGCACTCTGAGCATCCACcacaaatgaaaaataaacAAGTCAACATTCTTATCCGAACATCGTGatgaaagagaaaataaataACGTAAAAGAGCATACCACTCACCTTCTTGTGTCGCATCCCCAAATACAGCCTTTAGGACAGTACAGTTGATGGCAGCCAATGCAAAGGAGATCAGAAAGTGAAGATGCCACAATCTATCTTTCCACGATTCTTCTCCCTGCCTGAAATGGGCGGGAGGTTTCGCGATGGGAGTCTTGGTATGGTTTGCAAACTGCATCGAACAGAGAGGCGCAAGCAGTGATCCAAAGcctgcagaagaagaaacataTACAACACGTTGCCATTGTTTAAATTTCAATCtgtgttggtttttgacagAGAAAAAGGGCGGTGTGAAACAATCCCGAACATACCGTACGCAGACTGAAGAAGGCCCATTTTGAGTTCCCCGCCACGGCGGAGGATAGCAACGTACCCGTTGGCTTGCGCACTCTGCGTTACATTTAATTGAGGCTCATTCAGCCCAAGTGCGAGCAGACTTACCTCAATTGCAATCCCGATTCCCCCGATGAAGGACGACCCTGCAAATACAGGAAAGCAGGCAGGGAGGGCCTGAATAAAAAAGCATATGGCTTGCAGTGCTGACCCCAAGTATGTTACCTGTAAAACGAGGGCGTGTATTAGTATGAGCTAGCAAACACGGTATTGAGTGGTGCAATGTGACGTAAAAGTACCTTCCCGAACCCAAAGCGGTCATTTAGCGGGATGGTGAACATGACACCGAGGAAGACTCCCTTGAGTAATAGTAAGTATGGAGCATTGCGACGACATAGGTGGGTTACTCACGGCGCAGGTAAACGCGTATGTCCAGGAGACCGTGTCGTAGTCGATCTATGTAACGAATACACAAAGATAGTCAGTAGGGAGCTAAAGAAACTAATCCTCCTCGATCCATGTTTGCTAAGTTATATCAATGCATTGTCTAGGAGTTAAAtgtggaggaagaaaaaaaacaacgcgGAATAAACACGAACATGATAAGTCCGGAGGATGTCAGGTAGCAAAGGTCCAGACGAGGCGTCGCCCCAGCCGAGCACAAACAACGAGACGCACAGTGCAGCGATTTGCAGATATCCGGCGCGAGTATGCCTGTAGTCATATTTCCAGTAATACAGCTCTCCAAAGACGGACTCGGAAAGGGGGTCGCGCAGGAGTGGTATGCGTTCAGCAGCGGCGGGGAATATGGATTCGATTTCCAAGCCCCTGTGGTCTGCCAACGCCATGTATGTAGTCCTAGAGGTAGCCCTAAATCCAATTCAGGTTGTGGTGTGTATGCTGGGTGATTCCTGAACAGAAGACCAGAGGTGAGGAGAGGGAACACGAACGCCCGTGGGCCGACAGAAGGCAAAAGCGAGGAGCTGCCGTAATTCTCGGTGAGCATGGCAGAGAGCAATAGGAGAATATGGTTAGTCAGGTCAATTGTGTACGCCAGAAGAGAATAGAAGCACGGAAAGAATCAGAAGTGTGAGAATTAAGAATGGAGTGATTGACAGGACCCGCTGAGATGGCGTATGGCATATGGGCGTCTTCGGATTCGGGAGAGTAGATCAGATTCATACAGACGTCTTCAGCTATGGGAAGCTTGGCTACCGAGTTCGTACTCCCGTTCCTCCGTTCTCACTTGCAAATCATGATACATTGATGTCGTCCAGAGTAGTAGTTCAAAACATCTATACAGCGTCTTTAGGGCAGGCCAACACGCGTCTGCCCATTGCCCAAGTTGGCAATCCGGCCCACCCGGCGTCTTTTGCGCTTCTTTGAGGCGTTCCCTCAACCTTCTCCTCATGAAAAGGGATAGTATTCTGATGCGCACTGTACGCTATCAGTGATTCTTCTGCATCGTTGATAATCGGAATCAATCTCAGCTTCGAAATAAGTAACAGTCGCAATTCGCGCGATATCAACGCCTATACTGCAAAGTCAAGCATTGATTGATAAGCTAGTAGTGGCCAGATTACCTCCGTTCTCTTCTTCACTGCAACTCCACTGGCAAGCCATTTTCCCATAAAATTCATTACCTACACTGTACCTGTCTCGAGTAGACTACTGATTTAAAAAAACTGCGATCTACACGGCAATCCGTATTTTAATTGTACAGGTTCGATTGAAAGTCAAGCTTCTATAAAACTCCTCCAAATCTTCTCTTCAAAAAATTTCTCGAATCAAAATGGTTTACATTTCGTCTTTGCATCGCGCGCTACAGCCACCCACCAAGTCTTCTTATTATTTATATACCTGCAGTTTCCGACGTTTCTTCCAAAAGCCATTTGTTAGCACGTCAAATAACGTCTATAATTGTGAATACATAGACATAAATGCATTGGTTGAATAAATATCTGTTGGGGGCTTATGATGTTTTCCTGGTCATAAGGATGGGAAACCCGTGGATATATGCATATAATTACTGGGTTAAATACACTtgtgtttttggtttggtttgaGAAGTACATTGCTAAAAAATCTTTTAGAATTTCTACTTTTATTTGACTCAAACGCAAGTAGTTGCACAATCTTAGACAATGGACCCAGTCCTGTCCGGTACCACGGCAATATTAACCGGTGTGATTGCCGGTGTATCTCCGCTTCAAATTGAAATGACGGAGGgaacttgttttttttttcaagctcTTGAGCAGGCTCAGCCCAACCATTTTGCACCGCCAGTGGGGTATACCTCAAACATACCGTTTTTCCCTGTCAATTACCTGTCCGCTTCTACTCCAATGCATCCAACTTCTAGAAGCGGCTCATACCCGTTATCGGCGACGAAGGTCGAAGATTCTAAGTACTCTCGTGATAGCCGGAAAATCCTCGGATCGCCTAGGGTATAGGCAGTCGAATATCCAATTACCTCAAGTTATTTGTACCACTCAATAACCGTGACTCGTGAGTAGGTTGACTTTTACTCTACTCACTGCTAGGGAGCactttcctccttttccctCACTGACCTCACACTGAAAGGACTGCTACAATCAAAAATAGCGACATGACCCATAACGACAGTCTGACTTTGCAATCGAACAAAACCTTCAATCCAGAGATGATATCACAGGTAGACATACCGACCGAGCGCGATCCATTACTCGTGAAGAAAGCATCCTTATCATTATCCTCAACGCCAACACTGTCAAAAGCGCAAAAACGAGCGGGCATCGTCCAGTTCCTTGCGCTATGCTGGTCGCTGTTTATGATAGGCTGGAATGACGGTTCGATTGGGCCATTGCTGCCCAGAATAATGCAGGTCTTCGATGTGCGTGTGCGTCTCTGGTTGAGCATACGCCTCTCATTCGTTATAGGTCAACTATGGAACGGTGTCCTGGATCTTTGTGCTGACATGCACGGTAAGTCCATATTGATGTGTTCTAGTAGGAAAAAGAGCTTCCATGCTTTTTATGCTTTTTACGTAGTGTTTGAAAAATTTGACTCATTACCCAATCTCCAACAGGGTGTAGTATTTGGCGCGCTCGCAAATATGCCATTGAATGACAAATATGGGTATGGGAAGGTAAGGAGCAATAAAATTTATTTCGTCTTTCTAGCATCGATATGTTGTGTAGATCCTTGTCCTGGGCGCCATTCTTCAAATGTTCGCGTTTATTACGCAGTCATCTGCGCGTACGCTTCCATTTTCAGCTTTTGcagcttctttctttctagGTGGGATTGGAATGGCGATACAGGTGAGCCCAATTAACTGATTTTCTGATTCGCAGCATTGTTATTTTTAAAATGCTCATGTATCATGATTATCATCCCGTTATTGGAACGATATCTCACCTGATTGAATGATACGCAGGATGCACAATGCAATGGATATATAGCGCTCGTCAAACACGAAGGGGAGTTGAAGATGGGATTCTTGCAGGCCTCATACGGTATCCTACAGCTTATCTTTAAAATAGAAACACACCAACGCTGACATGTGTTCTGGTATTAATGTGCATAGGTCTAGGTGCCTTAATTGCCCCCTTATCGTCCACGCAATTCGCTCAGGCTCCGACCCGGTGGTCGGGCCATTACCTCATCTCATTCGTGCTATCCGTGTTGAATGTAATACTGCTCAGTGCCGTGTTCAAGTTTAGAGCACAGGATGGTAAGCCCATTTCACAATTTCTCGATCTTATTTGACTGTTACAAAATATTTGACTATCGTATTCCTTTCAGAATGTCTACGCGAGTCCGGAGAGATTATTCCCGAGTCTGCTATCAGAAACGCGGTCAGCGGGTCTGGAAGTGAAGGAGATGGAAAATACATGCAAATGTTGCGTATGAAGGCGGTGCATCTGCTTGCTCTATTTTTGATCTTGTACATCGGGGTTGAGGTCACCATCGGAGGTATGTGCACTCTCAGTTGTTTGTGAGAGAGGTTGACATGAATACTTTTTACATAGGATGGATTGTGACGTTTATGATGGTTGTGCGTGGAGGAGGACCTGAGTCCGGATATGTTGCCGCCGGATTCTTTGGAGGTAAAAAGTTTTGTCGTTTTCACGACCAGCGTTGTTTCTGAAGTTGGTGGGGATATATAGGTCTTACGCTGGGTCGGATTGCGTTAATATGGGTCAATCAAAAGGTATGCTCGAAAAGTTGGAATCCATATTCAAAGATCTGCGCTGGCAACATCTAATGACATGCCTAAATTGCAGCTTGGAGAGGTTAGAGCAGTGTATCTCTACACCGCACTGGTTATCTTGTGAGTTTACCTTCCGCGAAATTTCAAATGCAAGACCTAACAAGCCAGCGCTAACTTTAATCCTACGACACAGTGCCCAGCTCCTCGTTTGGATTGTTCCCTCTCGCCTCATC from Psilocybe cubensis strain MGC-MH-2018 chromosome 2, whole genome shotgun sequence encodes the following:
- a CDS encoding Bypass of stop codon protein 6; protein product: MTHNDSLTLQSNKTFNPEMISQVDIPTERDPLLVKKASLSLSSTPTLSKAQKRAGIVQFLALCWSLFMIGWNDGSIGPLLPRIMQVFDVRVRLWLSIRLSFVIGQLWNGVLDLCADMHVFEKFDSLPNLQQGVVFGALANMPLNDKYGYGKILVLGAILQMFAFITQSSARTLPFSAFAASFFLGGIGMAIQDAQCNGYIALVKHEGELKMGFLQASYGLGALIAPLSSTQFAQAPTRWSGHYLISFVLSVLNVILLSAVFKFRAQDECLRESGEIIPESAIRNAVSGSGSEGDGKYMQMLRMKAVHLLALFLILYIGVEVTIGGWIVTFMMVVRGGGPESGYVAAGFFGGLTLGRIALIWVNQKLGEVRAVYLYTALVIFAQLLVWIVPSRLINALLVCTIGLLLGPMYPIAIRHAARVIPRSLVTGAIGWIAACGAAGSALLPFVTGRIAEEKGIGSLMPFLLVMMAVMGVVWFMVPTKPVEEE
- a CDS encoding Neutral ceramidase, with amino-acid sequence MMGYASLAQTDTGLHMRERSRAFIVADAAAPSNRIVFINADIAMGDSGVRRSIVAQLSSQFPGLYTDDNIAFVGTHQHSGVGGYLENLLPQITSLGYVKQTADAIVAGSVLAVQRAHANLAPGKLSLGNTTILNANINRSPTAYLANPPEERARYQFDQDKDMTVLRFDDDNGNARGLLSFFAVHGTSWVPSAKVPDSPLTDNPVKPTIQLVEALYKTVMDGAFAMARHYGNELIS